A stretch of Triticum aestivum cultivar Chinese Spring chromosome 1D, IWGSC CS RefSeq v2.1, whole genome shotgun sequence DNA encodes these proteins:
- the LOC123182016 gene encoding uncharacterized protein: MLITLKNTVTSIMQVFQSDGPTITEKVRALAAKHNRYGVRYSGYVINSFRFHTMSHESGHVTQNSGVVNIAENGVRYYGRLSDIFEFSYNDYKVVFFNCDWYDVYHKVGIQTDEFGFTLVNKSGKIHTGDELEDDPFVFSSQVQQVFYVQDPKAELWNVVVEVRPRDLFDMGVEESSDETD; encoded by the exons ATGCTTATAACACTGAAGAACACAGTAACTTCAATAATGCAA GTTTTCCAAAGCGATGGACCAACTATTACAGAAAAGGTAAGAGCTTTGGCTGCAAAACACAATAGATACGGGGTGCGCTATAGTGGCTATGTCATCAACAGCTTCAGGTTCCACACGATGAGTCATGAGTCAGGGCATGTCACACAAaatagtggtgtggtgaacattgCAGAAAATGGTGTTAGATATTATGGCAGATTAAGTGACATCTTTGAATTTTCATACAATGATTACAAGGTGGTGTTCTTTAATTGTGATTGGTATGATGTCTACCATAAAGTTGGCATACAAACGGATGAGTTTGGGTTCACTCTTGTGAACAAGTCTGGGAAAATACACACAGGAGATGAGCTAGAGGATGATCCTTTTGTATTTTCCTCCCAAGTGCAGCAGGTTTTCTATGTTCAAGATCCAAAAGCTGAACTATGGAATGTAGTAGTGGAAGTCAGGCCTCGTGATCTTTTTGACATGGGTGTTGAAGAATCATCGGATGAAACAGATTAG